The Erwinia billingiae Eb661 nucleotide sequence CACGGTAGAGCGTTTTCATCTTACCGATGTTGGAGCTGCCGTACTGAGCCAGTTCGATATTCTGACTGTCTTCAATCAGGCACGGCATGCTCATTGGCCACATACGCTCTTCGCCTAAATCGCGGGAGGTATGACGGTGGATATCCCGTAAAAAGGCCAACAGTTTGTCGATATCGCCTTCTACCGGCGTAATGAATTCGAGCAGCGTTTCCGCAAAATCCGTGGTGATCCACTTGTGCGTTAACGCCGAGCCAAGAGATTTTGGGTGGCCGGTGGTCGCCAGATGACCATCTGGTCTGACGCGCAGCGTTTCGCGTTCAATACCGCGACCAATACCTTTTAATGCGTCAGGATGAGCTTCCAGCCAGGAAAGCGCCTGTGATACGTCCGGGATCAAATTGACCTCCCGCTCGGAGAAAAACTTATTATTGTTAAGCATAATGTTAACCGTAGCGCCGATTATTCGCGAATCAATGCCACCAATCCATGCCCTGTAGTGTTGCGTACGCCAACGCTATGTAACGCAAGGTCTTACCCACGGCGAGAAAAAACACCATCGGCAGCCAGGCAAAACGTAGCCAGCCAGCGAGAACGCATAGCAGGTCGCCAATCACTGGCAACCAACTCAATAGCAGCGCAGCAGGCCCCAAACGGTGCAGCCACGCCGTTGCTGTGTTATGCCATCGCCCCTGCTGTTTTAACGGCAGCCAGCGACCAATGATAATATTTGTCAGACCGCCTAGCGTGTTACCAAGTGCTGCGGTTGCAACAATGCCACTCACTGAAACCTTTCCTGCTATCAGCAAGCCCGCCAGTAACACTTCTGAACTGCCGGGCAGTAAGGTTGCACTGAGAAAGCTGCTGGCGAACATCGACCCGTAAGCGAGCCAGTCACTCACAGCAAACGTACATCGACGTAGTCCATTCCTGCGGCCTGAGCTGCCTGAATGCCGAAATCTGCGTCTTCAAACACCACGCAACGTGATGGAACCACCTTCATCAACTCTGCGCAGCGCACAAAGGTTTCTGGCTCGGGTTTGTGGCGGGTGACGTCATCGGCCCCCACAATCACATCGAAGTACTCACGTAGCCCCAGATGCTGCAGCAAGGCTTCTGCCATCGCATGTTCGCTACCGGTCCCTACCGCCATTGGACGACGCCCTTTATAGGCTTTCACCACCTCAATCAGCGGCAGTGGACGCACGGTATCAAAGAGCATCTCTTTTAGCGCCACGGTTTTTTCTTCCGCCAGCTTAAAAGGGTCCAGCGTACTTTGATGACTGGCGATGATCACTTCAGCAATACGCCAGGTCGGTGAGCCATTCAGGCCAATCACCGAGCGTTCATCAAAGTGCAAGCCATGACGTGCCAGAACGTCATGCCAGGCCTTACGATGCGTTGGCTCCGTGTCCAAAATGGTGCCATCCATATCGAATATCAACCCTGCATAACTGTCGTACATTCTGCTCTCTCCATCCTTGATCAAGTGAACAATTACTTTAGCGTAAAGCGGTGCACTTGTCGCTGTTGGCATGGATCCGCAAATGCCTTGATTTACATAGGGATTTTCATTATCAGAATTTGGCGTGAGAATAAGCTCAGAGGGTTCTAAACAGGAGTAGACATGTTTTTTACAGGGTAATCAGAGGGTTAATATTATGAGGGTGGTGAATTGTTGTGAAGAGGAGATGTTGTGCGGAACGGTAATCATCCTTTGTGCTGGCTTCAATCACAGGTAACTTTGCCAAACCGGAGGAGCTATAAGACTTGGGAAATATGGTGCATCCAGGAGGATTCGAACCTCCGACCGCTCGGTTCGTAGCCGAGTACTCTATCCAGCTGAGCTATGGATGCATTGGGAAATGCGGTAATGCTGAGGGGTAATGCGATGATACCGTCAAGTGCGCTGGCTGAATTGTTGAGAGAGACAACTCAGTCGACCACAAAGACCGTAAAATCTGTATTCTGGTGCTGCCAGAATTGCAAAATATGGTGCATCCAGGAGGATTCGAACCTCCGACCGCTCGGTTCGTAGCCGAGTACTCTATCCAGCTGAGCTATGGATGCATCGGAAAAACTAAGGGGAGATAACGCGACAAACCTGAGGTGATACAGAAGAAACTAATTGCCATTCGAAGGAACGCTTTCACTTCTCAGAAATGGTGCATCCAGGAGGATTCGAACCTCCGACCGCTCGGTTCGTAGCCGAGTACTCTATCCAGCTGAGCTATGGATGCATGACATATTCTGGTATAACGCAGGGTGCTAACGACTCACCGTGATACAAGCTGCTAACAAGTATCGTACTACACACAAAAAAGTTTCGTTCAAACTCTCTTGTAAAATGGTGCATCCAGGAGGATTCGAACCTCCGACCGCTCGGTTCGTAGCCGAGTACTCTATCCAGCTGAGCTATGGATGCAAATGGCGGTGAGGCGGGGATTCGAACCCCGGATGCAGCTTTTGACCGCATACTCCCTTAGCAGGGGAGCGCCTTCAGCCTCTCGGCCACCTCACCAGTACGCACTCTTGCGAGTTGTGCTTCAGAACTTGATAACTGCTCATCGGCACTGCGTGGCGCACATATTACTTTGGCGGACTTATAAGTCAAACAATTTTTCCCCCTACGTGTTTGATTGCACAATTCGCAGGCAATACGGGTGTTTTGGCGACAAAAAGATTGAAATATCAACAATAATACCCAGGCGATAATGCAATAAGCTCAGCGCAAGAAAATACGATTGTGGGAAGATTTTGGGCCACGACAGCCAATACAGGGCAATCAAAAGCGGTATTGAGGCAGAAACAGTGAAAAGT carries:
- a CDS encoding YqaA family protein, encoding MSDWLAYGSMFASSFLSATLLPGSSEVLLAGLLIAGKVSVSGIVATAALGNTLGGLTNIIIGRWLPLKQQGRWHNTATAWLHRLGPAALLLSWLPVIGDLLCVLAGWLRFAWLPMVFFLAVGKTLRYIALAYATLQGMDWWH
- the yqaB gene encoding fructose-1-phosphate/6-phosphogluconate phosphatase, with product MYDSYAGLIFDMDGTILDTEPTHRKAWHDVLARHGLHFDERSVIGLNGSPTWRIAEVIIASHQSTLDPFKLAEEKTVALKEMLFDTVRPLPLIEVVKAYKGRRPMAVGTGSEHAMAEALLQHLGLREYFDVIVGADDVTRHKPEPETFVRCAELMKVVPSRCVVFEDADFGIQAAQAAGMDYVDVRLL